Sequence from the Rutidosis leptorrhynchoides isolate AG116_Rl617_1_P2 chromosome 3, CSIRO_AGI_Rlap_v1, whole genome shotgun sequence genome:
TACACACACTGAgactgtttgtgtgtgtgtgtgtgaaacaaTGGAGGCTTCTTGGGAAACTAGTGTCACTGATTCAATCAACACCATTTACCTTCTGTTCTCAGCCTATTTGGTCTTCATGATGCAACTGGGCTTCGCCATGTTATGTGCGGGCTCTGTTCGGGCCAAGAACGCAATGAACATTATGCTTACTAATGTTGTGGATGCGGTCGTTGGCAGTCTTTCGTACTTTTTATTCGGGTTCGCGTTCGCCTTTGGAGGTGACTCGGGGTCGAACCCTTTCATTGGTACTCAGTATTTTGCTTTAACAAACATGCCTTCGAGTTCATATGATTATAGTTTCTTTCTTTATCAATGGGCTTTCGCTATAGCGGTTGCTGGGATAACGGCTGGGTCAATAGCCGAGAGGACCCAGTTCAGTGCGTATCTTGTTTTTTCGTTTTTCCTTACGGGCTTTGTTTACCCGGTTGTGGCCCATTGGGTTTGGTCTTCTAATGGCTGGCTTAACCCCGGGTCAACAAGCTTGTTATTTGGATCGGGTGCGATTGATTTTGCAGGTAGTGGTGTGGTGCATTTGGTTGGTGGGATTGCTGGGTTATGGGGCGCGATAATCGAAGGACCAAGGGTCGGGCGGTTTGATGCGTTCGGGAAGCCAGTTCAAATGCGCGGTCACAACGCGACGTTAGTTGTTCTCGGTACATTTTTGTTGTGGTTCGGATGGTTCGGGTTCAACCCGGGATCATTCAACAAAATTCTTGTCTCGTATCCCGATAGTTTCGATCAAGGTAACTGGACCGCAGTTGGCAGGACCGGAGTTACAACAACTCTAGCCGGGTCAACTGCGGGGATCGTTACCTTATTTGGCCGACGCTTACTAGTAGGCCATTGGGACGCTTTAGATGTATGTAACGGTGTGCTTGGTGGGTTCGTGGCCATCACATCCGGTTGCTCGGTGGTGGACCCGTGGGCCGCCATTGTATGCGGTTTCTTTGCAGCCTGTGTTCTCATTTCTCTCAATATTATAGCTACAAAATTGCAGTATGACGACCCGTTGGAGGCGGCCCAATTGCACGGTGGATGTGGGGCGTGGGGGTTAATTTTTACAGGCTTGTTCGCAAAAGAAGAATTCGTTATCCAAACTTACAACTCGGGCAATTTGGGAATCAGTAGGCCGTATGGGCTTTTCTTGGGTGGTGGTTGGGGGCTGATCGGTTCGCAGGTGATGGAAGTTATAGTGATTGTGGTTTGGGTTAGTGTGACCATGGGTCCATTGTTTTACCTTCTACATAAGCTAAGGATATTAAGGATATCGACCGACGAGGAGATCGCTGGTCTCGATATTTCAAGCCATGGCGGTTATGCTTACAATGCACACTCGGAAGAGAGTGGTCCGCGAATGTATGGTGACTACTTGAGGCTTCAAGATCAATCATGAATTCGTGATCCGATTCGACCAGTTTGTGTCATTTGTATATAGTTTGGTAATGTTTTCCTGTATATGGTGTTGATTGGTATTGTTATTGATTGATTTATTGTATTCTCTTTGTATATGTGGGCCATTTCTCCTGAATAAAAGATTACATGCAAAGTTTCATAattagaccactcccaaccatgacgtaCTTCCTCCCCAGAAAACaccgccacatcagctttctctctccatttatttttcactTCCTCTCCATCACACACCACTACCAACCATGACATCCTTCCTCCCCATCACATGACCccacattttttttattaatatttattactattattattattattaatattatttttatgtcaATTATATTTTTTTGAACAAcacattttattaaattaaaaagttACGGTTACATTTTTTTGAAATTAAAAAGACATAAATTAAAATACAATACAAGAACATATAAATTAAACAAATAAAACACTACTCGTCGTCTTCGTCGTCGGATTGAAACGCGTTTTTATAAATTTTTTGAATCTTATTTTTGGCTCTCATCACCAACGCGTGTTGTTCGGGAGTCATGTCGGGTGCACAAGGTTGTGTAAGAAACGTTAAACTATCCAACATGTAAGAAACGTTAAACTATCCATCATTACTTTGTTGTGTGTAGAACGGCTCGGACGTTAAATTTTGATTGTTCTTGGATGATTTGGATGATTTTTTAGGCATTTTTTTTGAGTTGGAAATGGGTTTGAGATGAGTAATGTTGCAAGAATAATGGTTTTAGTTGGAAGTAAAAGAGTGTTTGTATGTTTATTTGGTAAAATATATTGGGTGTTTATATAGAAAAAATAAAAgcaaaaaaacaaaatataaaaaaaaaagccgTTGGTAGCCAACGGCTACTTctgtttctaattttctgtttctgATTTACTACCGTTGCCCGCCCTCAAACTGTGATACATATGATTTAATCGAGAACGGAAGCAGGAAAGAGATTGGAGGGCGGCCGAGGGCGGCTGGAATGCCATCGGCGCCCTCGAGGGCGGCGGAGGAGTGGGCTGAGGGCAGTTCCCGTTCTTGAACCGTTGGGAGTGGTCTTCCTGAAATGCAGAAACTTTGAAATGGAAAACTAGGCCGGGTACGGTCCAAAAGCATTTTTCTACAGTTGCGCGATTAGCAAGGTTGCAAAAATTACTTACTCGGGTAGTACTTGGTCTCGGCAACTCGGGTATTACTTGTAGAGTACTCAGATGTTGACCAATTTGGACTTTGACCGATTTAGACCGAGTTTCAGTGTAATCCCGAGTTTAGGCAAAGTTTGACCGACTTTAACTGAGTACTCCCCGAAAAGAAAAAACCGAGTACCTGCTGAGTTATGCACTGGCGATTAGCACACGTGTTACCACGTATTCATGTTAATGTGAAAAATGAAAAAGGTACTGAACCCTAAATATGTACAACTATCATTGCATAAAGTATACATCTTTGCAACTCGTTTGAAGAACAATCAAGGAGAATTAAGATAATAATCCCATTTAATCAAGAAAAAGGGGAAACAAACCAGGATATACATCTCTAAAACATGCAACTTTGAAAACTTATGCACATGTTAACACTAATCTTATTTTGATTTCTAATCTCTCTATTTTAGATGAGAATCACTTTGATCAGATAATGAATCTGGAATGATAAGAGGCAACTTATCTATGTACATGAACAGCCTCTTTTTGTTTTCTTTTGTGATGACATTCATGTCAACAATTTCACCTGCTTCGATGCACATCCAGAGGTCGTCTACGTTTAATTCTTTCAGGCTATCCCTACAAAATGGGCAAGATCGCGATCGTCCATGCCTAAAAACAACAAGTTTTACCCATAATTTAGTTATCGTATCATGAAAACTTTAATTCAAAACTAATGGCTAGATTTTCATTTTGGAAATGCTTATATAAGTATAGTAGCTTGATGTCACGGTAACTGATTTTGAACATTGGGATAAACATATTCCAACCCGACCAGACCAGACCAGACCATTTGACTCATTTGAAAGACAACCCGTTTCGACCCAAACCCATTTGATACTTAACCCGACACaacccgtttgccaggtatattATCATTCATAGTTACTTGATCCTATCAGATAATGAAATGAAAGGGAGAATCGAAGAACGTGACTCAGGTTTGATTCTCACCAAGGGTTTTACTTCACTCGAAATATGTGGCCCGGATTCGAGTTGAATAGGTTTCCCTCACAAGTGTTAAAGGATATGATGCAGTGGTGGGTACTCCACATAGTGTGGACCCCAGTCAGTGACCCCCTAACATGATGGTCTAAAAAAATAATGAAATGAAAGAGAGAGAAGGTTTACCAATCTCGGAAGCATTTTAAGCATAAAGAATGGCTACAATTCGGCAACACTACTTTGCTATTTGTTTCCATGCAAATCCCGCATTCGGTTTCTCTCTCAACATCAATGTCCGAAAACTTCCCCTTATCAACACCttcattgcgtgaatatcttttcgAGCATATTTCTTTTTGTTTCCTCTCTTCCAAATCCGTTATCCCACTTTGAAGTTGCAATATAGATGGAAATATAACATCTGCTCATCATGTAAAATTCACATTTAGCACCATTTAATTTAATCAttcataaattaaaaaaaataataataataataataattgaacttTTAGAATTTCACCCACCGTAATATTGTTTGATGCTAGCTTTCCTTTCTTGAACACACATAGTAGTTTTGCCATCAGCAAATGTCTGTTTATAGGCAAACATTTTACAGCAGATTAGCCAAAACATAATTAATCTAAAAGGACAAAACAGTAATTTGGTAAACGGTTAGGTTGAAATGTACCAAATAAATGAAAATCCGAAGTAACCCAAAAGCTCCTGCGATTTTACAATCCGTCCATGGAAACAGAAACGAAAACAAATCGACAGCTGGACTAAAAGAAAGTCTCATCTGTAGACAAGCTCCATCGTTATCACGAGCAGAACTTAAAGCCCTGTAATAAATAAAAAAAGTTCAAATCAAAAACAAAAATCAACAAATACATCAATCGATCTCAAATTCTTAACATATAATCAATGCAATCACAATTCTGAATTAGAATGCTATCAAACGAATTGAGAAGCTTCAAATA
This genomic interval carries:
- the LOC139899020 gene encoding ammonium transporter 1 member 3; protein product: MEASWETSVTDSINTIYLLFSAYLVFMMQLGFAMLCAGSVRAKNAMNIMLTNVVDAVVGSLSYFLFGFAFAFGGDSGSNPFIGTQYFALTNMPSSSYDYSFFLYQWAFAIAVAGITAGSIAERTQFSAYLVFSFFLTGFVYPVVAHWVWSSNGWLNPGSTSLLFGSGAIDFAGSGVVHLVGGIAGLWGAIIEGPRVGRFDAFGKPVQMRGHNATLVVLGTFLLWFGWFGFNPGSFNKILVSYPDSFDQGNWTAVGRTGVTTTLAGSTAGIVTLFGRRLLVGHWDALDVCNGVLGGFVAITSGCSVVDPWAAIVCGFFAACVLISLNIIATKLQYDDPLEAAQLHGGCGAWGLIFTGLFAKEEFVIQTYNSGNLGISRPYGLFLGGGWGLIGSQVMEVIVIVVWVSVTMGPLFYLLHKLRILRISTDEEIAGLDISSHGGYAYNAHSEESGPRMYGDYLRLQDQS
- the LOC139899021 gene encoding E3 ubiquitin-protein ligase AIRP2-like, which translates into the protein MMVMGKTFKDSLKALEADIQHTNTLALSSARDNDGACLQMRLSFSPAVDLFSFLFPWTDCKIAGAFGLLRIFIYLTFADGKTTMCVQERKASIKQYYDVIFPSILQLQSGITDLEERKQKEICSKRYSRNEGVDKGKFSDIDVERETECGICMETNSKVVLPNCSHSLCLKCFRDWHGRSRSCPFCRDSLKELNVDDLWMCIEAGEIVDMNVITKENKKRLFMYIDKLPLIIPDSLSDQSDSHLK